One stretch of Muribaculum intestinale DNA includes these proteins:
- a CDS encoding 4'-phosphopantetheinyl transferase family protein: protein MSSRHDIVRIDPYPGITVWHTAIACSSDRSGRREAEREAVAGLVTAAFGPEARLMHKESGAPYILAGDGCDTLHSVSISHCSDTAMLAVAPEGTAIGIDCEHFRKALRNVAPRVLSADEMPGWTASDTLLLRAWTIKEAVYKAAGIPGLPLAEGIRLPQAEIADNAISDIIAATADGRRFRLIFLPDIAPSTTIAVAL from the coding sequence ATGAGCAGCCGACACGACATCGTGCGAATCGACCCATATCCGGGCATTACTGTATGGCACACGGCTATCGCCTGCTCCTCCGACAGGTCCGGTCGCCGAGAAGCAGAACGTGAGGCCGTGGCCGGGCTTGTCACAGCAGCATTCGGCCCCGAGGCCCGGCTTATGCACAAGGAGTCGGGAGCCCCATATATACTGGCCGGCGACGGATGCGACACCCTGCATAGCGTGTCAATATCCCACTGCAGCGACACCGCCATGCTCGCCGTGGCACCGGAAGGCACAGCAATCGGCATTGACTGCGAGCATTTCCGAAAAGCCCTTCGCAACGTGGCCCCGAGAGTGCTTTCTGCCGATGAAATGCCTGGATGGACCGCCTCCGACACTCTGCTGCTGCGGGCCTGGACTATCAAAGAGGCAGTATACAAAGCGGCAGGCATACCCGGACTTCCGCTTGCCGAAGGAATCAGGCTGCCTCAGGCAGAGATTGCCGACAACGCCATCAGCGACATTATAGCGGCGACTGCCGACGGGCGACGGTTCCGGCTGATTTTCCTTCCGGACATCGCCCCGTCCACAACCATCGCAGTCGCCCTCTGA